A single Mercenaria mercenaria strain notata chromosome 9, MADL_Memer_1, whole genome shotgun sequence DNA region contains:
- the LOC123547667 gene encoding cylicin-1-like, with product MELEDVSEEEFDFSEGTPCQDEIDSRLNRSKTDKKKETGSETFSSDSESTCSTSSESGSDDTSETESTKCKDEERVIKTNKNVAAQGKDKYGNRKSVHSNQNSKTEKSERCEKRKENKSDTDRNDKSKSGEKVPNSAKVSKGKEVEYKVRDLEKAENSEPKSLNTDKDKIRKKEDRDNKIEHIKSNGSSKSSKLTSEKNTGNHPESSKSDKAQTKGCTENSKENDDKILKRKTTLMRIRKGRRIKRIGKEKFTEER from the exons atggaaTTAGAAGATGTAAGTGAGGAGGAGTTTGATTTCTCCGAAGGGACTCCATGTCAAGATGAGATAGATTCAAGGTTAAATAGAAGTAAGACTGATAAGAAGAAAGAAACTGGAAGTGAAACATTCTCGAGTGATTCAGAGTCTACATGTAGTACATCAAGTGAAAGTGGCAGTGACGATACGTCAGAAAC AGAAAGTACAAAATGCAAAGATGAAGAACgtgttattaaaacaaacaagaatgtGGCAGCACAAGGCAAAGATAAATATGGAAACCGAAAGAGTGTCCACAGTAATCAGAattctaaaacagaaaaaagtgaAAGGTGTGAAAAGAGGAAAGAGAATAAAAGTGACACTGATAGAAATGACAAGTCCAAAAGTGGAGAAAAAGTTCCCAATAGTGCAAAAGTTAGTAAAGGCAAAGAGGTTGAATACAAGGTCAGGGACTTAGAAAAAGCAGAAAATAGTGAACCAAAGAGTTTAAATACGGACAAAGATAAGATTAGGAAAAAGGAAGATAGAGATAACAAAATCGAACATATAAAAAGCAATGGAAGTTCAAAATCATCAAAGCTGACATCAGAAAAGAACACTGGGAATCATCCGGAAAGTAGTAAGTCCGATAAAGCACAGACAAAGGGTTGTACAGAGAATAGTAAGGAGAATGATGATAaaatactgaaaagaaaaactaCACTAATGAGAATAAGAAAAGGCAGGAGGATCAAGAGAATAGGGAAGGAGAAATTCACAGAGGAAAGATAA